The following are encoded in a window of Phaseolus vulgaris cultivar G19833 chromosome 3, P. vulgaris v2.0, whole genome shotgun sequence genomic DNA:
- the LOC137806947 gene encoding UDP-glucose flavonoid 3-O-glucosyltransferase 7-like, whose product MEETRPLKLYFIHFLAAGHMIPLCDIATLFASRRHHVTIITTPSNALTLRKSIPSHPFLHLHTVHFPSQEVGLPDGIENLSSVTDVDNLAKVFNATTMLQPPIQKFVEENPPDCIVADFLFPWVDDLANNLNIPRLAFNGFSLFTICAIHSSQPTSSLLSPTLPHPITLNASPPKELSEFLDKLLETELRSYGLIVNNFAELDGEEYIRYYEKTTGHKAWHLGPASLISRTPEEKAERGMKSVVSMQECVSWLDSKAENSVVYICFGSLCYFSDKQLYEIACGIEASGHGFIWVVPEKKGKEKERQEEKEKWMPEGFEERNAEKGMVIRGWAPQLLILNHRAVGAFVSHCGWNSSVEAVSGGVPMITWPVHGEQFYNEKLISEVRGIGVEVGAAEWTTIGLGERQMVVCRESIERGVRRIMDGGVEAEEVRRRAKEFGKKAREAVGEGGSSHKNLTALIHDLTRLRDAKLLPC is encoded by the coding sequence ATGGAGGAAACCAGGCCACTCAAACTCTACTTCATTCATTTCCTAGCAGCTGGTCACATGATCCCTCTGTGCGATATAGCCACCCTCTTCGCCTCTCGTCGCCACCACGTCACCAtcatcaccaccccttccaacGCCCTAACCCTCCGCAAATCCATCCCCTCCCACCCCTTCCTCCACCTCCACACGGTTCACTTTCCCTCCCAAGAGGTCGGCCTCCCTGACGGCATTGAAAACTTGTCCTCCGTCACTGACGTTGACAACCTCGCCAAGGTCTTCAACGCCACCACCATGCTCCAACCCCCCATCCAGAAGTTCGTGGAGGAGAACCCACCTGATTGCATCGTCGCCGACTTTCTATTCCCCTGGGTTGATGACTTGGCCAACAACCTTAACATCCCTAGACTTGCCTTCAACGGCTTCTCCCTCttcaccatctgcgccatacaCTCCTCCCAGCCTACAAGTTCTCTTCTCAGTCCGACCCTTCCTCACCCCATCACCCTCAACGCATCACCGCCGAAGGAGTTGAGCGAATTCCTTGATAAGTTGCTGGAGACGGAGCTCAGAAGCTACGGACTAATTGTGAACAACTTCGCGGAGCTCGACGGAGAAGAATACATCCGCTACTACGAGAAAACGACGGGGCACAAGGCTTGGCATCTTGGGCCGGCTTCTCTGATATCCAGAACCCCTGAAGAGAAAGCAGAGAGGGGCATGAAGAGCGTGGTGAGTATGCAGGAGTGCGTGAGTTGGCTTGACTCCAAAGCAGAAAACTCGGTGGTGTACATATGCTTTGGGAGCCTTTGTTATTTTTCGGATAAACAGCTTTACGAGATTGCATGCGGGATTGAAGCATCGGGTCATGGGTTCATATGGGTGGTCCCGGAGAAGAAGGGCAAGGAGAAGGAGAGGCAGGAAGAGAAGGAGAAGTGGATGCCGGAGGGGTTTGAAGAGAGGAATGCAGAGAAGGGGATGGTTATCAGGGGATGGGCTCCACAGTTGCTTATCCTGAACCACCGTGCCGTTGGAGCATTCGTGAGTCATTGCGGGTGGAACTCCAGCGTGGAGGCTGTGAGTGGTGGCGTCCCCATGATTACGTGGCCGGTGCATGGAGAACAGTTCTACAACGAGAAGCTGATAAGCGAGGTGAGGGGAATTGGGGTGGAGGTGGGTGCAGCAGAGTGGACCACCATAGGGTTGGGCGAGAGACAGATGGTGGTGTGCAGAGAGAGCATTGAGAGAGGTGTGAGGCGGATAATGGACGGTGGTGTTGAAGCGGAGGAAGTGAGACGGCGTGCAAAAGAGTTTGGGAAAAAGGCCAGAGAAGCTGTTGGAGAAGGAGGTTCATCTCACAAGAATTTAACTGCCCTCATTCATGATCTTACACGGCTGAGGGACGCCAAGCTTCTCCCTTGTTAA